One window of the Cryptomeria japonica chromosome 7, Sugi_1.0, whole genome shotgun sequence genome contains the following:
- the LOC131053198 gene encoding scopoletin glucosyltransferase, protein MAESKYIVMFPFMAQGHFIPFLSLAKMFASQGLTVSFLTTTACAPKLQSQALGSSIRIVPLSFPLIPGLPPACESTDLLTHNEAQLLFISSHNLCQPFEDWLEQVMAETSRKPICIISDVFLPWTAHSASKFGIPRVAFHTTGAMAASLLQYLFTNPVSEIISDRQVIEIRDRCISVDLRRSELPQMLRSEFFFSPYNVLPVLQQAYGLGKESCAATVVNTFDGLEAEYVRYLEESTGKPVWCIASLRKPQQGIDNESECIHWLDTQKENSVIYVSFGSQAFLSEDQTKALARGIAASNQPFIWTIKDPVGGRVNSCDFLPEGFIEATRDRGKVIHGWVPQLLILSHPSTAFFMTHCGWNSTLESITAGVPMVGWPMAFDQFANARLVIEQLGFGLQICEGYDAIPSSDIVETTVKAAMTAEIGREMRQRALKIKESINEASCNLSVKAFVSYILGLGLDEYK, encoded by the coding sequence ATGGCAGAAAGTAAATACATTGTGATGTTCCCTTTCATGGCGCAGGGCCATTTCATTCCTTTCCTCAGCCTGGCTAAGATGTTTGCTTCCCAAGGCCTCACTGTAAGCTTCCTCACCACCACTGCCTGTGCCCCCAAATTGCAATCACAGGCGCTTGGATCTTCCATTCGTATTGTTCCTCTTTCTTTCCCGCTCATCCCCGGCCTTCCCCCTGCCTGCGAAAGCACCGATCTTCTTACCCATAACGAAGCCCAGTTGCTGTTTATCTCTTCACACAACCTCTGCCAGCCATTTGAAGACTGGCTGGAACAGGTCATGGCAGAGACATCAAGGAAGCCCATCTGCATCATAAGCGACGTTTTCTTACCCTGGACAGCTCACTCGGCTTCCAAATTCGGGATTCCGCGTGTAGCGTTCCACACAACAGGGGCCATGGCGGCTTCTCTTCTGCAGTATCTCTTTACAAATCCGGTCTCGGAAATAATAAGCGACCGTCAAGTCATAGAGATACGCGATCGCTGTATCAGTGTAGATCTGAGGCGTTCGGAGCTGCCTCAGATGCTCAGAAGTGAGTTCTTCTTTTCACCTTACAATGTGCTTCCCGTGCTTCAGCAGGCTTATGGCTTGGGGAAAGAGAGCTGCGCTGCGACGGTTGTCAATACTTTTGACGGGCTCGAAGCAGAGTATGTGAGATATTTAGAGGAATCCACGGGTAAGCCCGTCTGGTGTATAGCTTCTCTTCGCAAACCCCAACAAGGGATCGACAATGAATCAGAATGCATCCATTGGTTGGACACACAAAAGGAAAACTCCGTCATTTATGTTTCGTTTGGATCTCAGGCTTTTCTTTCAGAAGATCAAACGAAAGCCCTTGCCAGGGGCATTGCAGCCAGTAATCAGCCTTTCATTTGGACGATTAAGGATCCAGTTGGAGGCCGCGTTAATTCCTGCGATTTTCTTCCCGAGGGTTTCATCGAAGCAACGAGAGACAGAGGAAAAGTAATCCATGGCTGGGTGCCTCAGCTGCTAATTCTTTCCCATCCTTCCACTGCGTTTTTTATGACTCACTGTGGATGGAATTCCACATTAGAGAGTATAACCGCTGGAGTGCCAATGGTGGGATGGCCCATGGCGTTCGATCAATTTGCTAACGCCAGATTGGTAATTGAGCAGTTGGGGTTTGGATTGCAGATTTGCGAGGGATATGACGCCATACCCAGTAGCGATATTGTGGAAACCACAGTGAAGGCAGCCATGACAGCGGAAATTGGAAGAGAAATGCGTCAACGCGCACTGAAAATTAAGGAATCCATTAATGAAGCGTCCTGCAATTTAAGCGTTAAAGCTTTTGTATCTTACATCCTCGGCCTCGGCTTAGATGAATATAAGTGA